A stretch of Rhododendron vialii isolate Sample 1 chromosome 4a, ASM3025357v1 DNA encodes these proteins:
- the LOC131323902 gene encoding uncharacterized protein LOC131323902, whose translation MLVYGHDPVLPMEVAVKSARIAYQYGLTPADYTQAMLMELEDLDEVRLTALDHMLVQKRKVARSYDKRVRRKSFTEGDLVWKAVFPLGEKNPRYGKWSPTWEGPYQIVQVLRGNVYLLMDLNGGLFKHSTNGKYLKHHYPTMGEMRDFGEIQSNKP comes from the coding sequence atgttggtatatgggCATGATCCAGTCCTACCAATGGAGGTAGCAGTAAAGTCAGCAAGAATAGCATATCAGTATGGCCTCACCCCTGCAGATTATACTCAGGCTATGTTGATGGAGCTTGAAGACTTGGATGAGGTCCGGCTTACAGCCCTTGACCACATGTTGGTCCAGAAGAGAAAAGTTGCAAGGTCTTATGACAAACGTGTAAGGAGAAAGAGCTTTACTGAGGGTGACTTAGTTTGGAAGGCAGTCTTCCCCTTAGGGGAAAAGAACCCAAGATATGGCAAGTGGTCTCCAACCTGGGAAGGACCTTACCAGATTGTTcaagtccttagaggtaatGTCTATCTTCTTATGGACTTAAATGGCGGTCTGTTTAAGCATTCAACAAATGGAAAGTACCTAAAGCATCACTATCCTACTATGGGGGAGATGAGAGACTTTGGGGAAATTCAATCTAACAAACCATAG